The Nitrospiraceae bacterium DNA segment TGTTTTTTATCATGCCCCTGGCATAGTTCAGTCCAAATAAGAGAACGGTCTAGGAGTAAAGGTTCTGGTGTTCCAGGTTAGGTTGAGCGCCGCGGTGGACAAGTTGGGCTGTATGGATGGTCTCGATCGATCGACCCCATCCAAGGATGTGGCTTGGTTCTGGAAACTTCTTGGGAAATCCTGTAATTTCAGGGGTCTATGGCGATTTTCGTTGCTGAGTTAGGCTTAGCTTTAGGATTTGTTGCATGCCCTGAATACGGTGTGCTTCCCTCGGACGACCTTCCTCAACCGCTCTTTGACGCCATGACCAGTGTGGTCTTCTTTTCGTACACCACTTCTTAGGGAAAGCCGGTTTGGGTAGGTGAATCGTCATGACAAGATTTCTCAATCGATGGAATAGGCCTTTAGCCCTGATTGACAGGGACTGACATGTCTGTTAATTATTTTATTAGCAACAATGAAGTTGCTGTTCATTCGGGAAGAGGTGGTTGTGGACAATGGGCGTCCAATTCCTTAGAGGGGATTGGGCGTTTTTTTTTATTTTAGTCGAATGCGAAAAATGGGAGATGGGTCGAGGGAACTGACACTTTGAATCGACAATCTTTCTAAACGAACGGTTTAGCCATTAGGTAAGAAACAGCATTCATACTCCATCATTCGAGGAGCGAACGGTGGGGAAGGTGGCAAAGGCGCCACTGCCCGGGCAAGGCGGACGAATCCGACCGTAGCTCAGGCAGTTGGCGCTTTTTTTTTTGACAACTGTACAACTTGGTTAAGGAGAACGTCATGCATACGGTGGATGTCGAACGGATGGTTCAGCTGGCAGAGAGGAAAGTGGGGTATCTCCAAAGCAATCCCATCGGATACCTCGTTTTATCCGCCCTGGCAGGTATTTATCTCGGGTTTGGGATCTGCCTGATCTTCAGTGTGGGTGCTCCATTTTGGTCCGGAGGTTCTGCCGGATTGAAACTCGTAATGGGCGTCTCATTTGGCATTGCGCTGACGCTCGTCATCTTTGCGGGATCGGAACTATTTACCGGAAACAATATGGTGTGTGCCCTTGGTGCTCTGGCCAAGGCCATCACCATAAAAGAGGCCGGGCTGATTTTTTTCTGGTCCTTTACAGGCAATCTCGTCGGATCATTGGGGTTGGCTTGGTTGGTCGCCTATTCAGGCGTGGTGGGAAAGGCGCCGCAAAGCGATCTGTTGCTGCACGTGGCATCCCTCAAAATGAATCTACCGATAGGTGAACTGTTTATTCGCGGGATTCTTTGCAACTGGCTTGTGTGTTTGGCGGTGTGGACGGCATCCCGCACGACCAATGATGCGGCTAAAATCATGCTGATTTTCTGGTGCCTCTTCGCGTTCATCGGAAGCGGGTTTGAGCACAGCATTGCGAATCAATCGCTACTGGGAATCGCGCTATTTCTTCCACATGGTCCGGATGTTTCCTGGGCCGGGTTTTTCTGGAATCAGATGTGGGTGGTATCCGGAAATATCGTCGGTGGGGTCGTGTTTATGGGAGGTGCCTATTGGATCATCAGTCCTGTGAGTGGGTGGATCAAGAAAACAGAAAGGGTCGTGGAATGTGCCGCACCTGAATCGTCACGGCCGATTAATCTACCAGCGGAGGGGAAATTATCATCTCATCCCCTGGCTGTTGCTGGGAAAAATTAGAAAATCCCACGGATTGTTGAGGAAATCGAGAAAGACAGCAGGAAGGGATTCTCATGAATAAGATTGAAGTGCTCAAGGGGGAAAAAGACGGCTTGGACATCAAAGAGGATATTGCCCGATATGCCGAATTAGGGTGGGAGGCGATCCCGGATGAAGATATTCAACGCCTGAAATGGCATGGATTATTTTTGCGAAATCCCACGCCGGGATACTTCATGATTCGCGTGCGGATTCCAGGAGGAAGAACCACGTCGGTCCAGATGCGCACATTGGCGCACCTCGCAAACACATTTGGAAACGGTGTGCTGGATCTGACGACCCGTCAGCAGTTTCAATTACGCCATATGAAGATTGAGCATGTGCCGGAAGTGTTTCGTCAAATGGAAGAGGCGGGCTTGTACTCGTTACAAACCGGCATGGATAACGTCCGCAACATCATGACTTGCCCGGTGGCAGGGTTGACGGCGCAGGAACAACTGGACGCCACGGATCTGGTCAAGCGGCTCACAGAAGAACTGGTCGGGCATCGGGCATATTCGAATCTTCCACGAAAATTTAACATGGCGATTACCGGTTGTCTTGACAATTGCTTACATCTTGAAACACAAGATCTGGCGCTGGTGCCTGCCAGGGTCGAGGGGGAGGGCAGTGCGGTCACTGGATTTAACCTGTTGGCCGGAGGCAAACTTGGATCCGGCGGGTATCGCATTGCCACCCCACTCGACGTGTTCGTGACTCCTGGGGAAGTCGTGGCGGTGACCGGAGCCATCCTTCGGGTCTTTCGGAATCATGGATGCCGGGACTCCCGTACGACTGCCAGATTGGCGTTTTTGTTGGATGACTGGGGCGAAGAACGATTTCGTCTGGAAGTGCAGCGGGAAGTGGGATGGGAATTGTCGCGAGCGGGGACCGATGTGCGGAAGTCGTCAGTCAACGATCATATGGGTGTCTATCGGCAAAAGCAGTCAGGCTTGAGCTATGTGGGGCTCAAAATTCCCGTCGGCCGTATTCAGGCAAATGATTTACATGGAATAGCCGGTCTGGCCGACGTCTATGGCACGGGAGAACTCCGCCTGGCAGCCAATCAAGCGGTCATCATGCCCAACGTTTCGGACCGGGTGTTGGGAGACCTGACGGAGGAGCCTTTATTACAACGCTTTGTGTACAATCCCACCCCGGTACAAAAGGGCCTGGTCAGTTGCGTAGGGAGTGACTACTGTAATCTTGCAGTCATTGAATCCAAAAGTCGGGCGATGGAAACCGCCAAACGCATTGAAGCGAGGATCGGTACGGAGATGAAACCCATCACCATGCACTGGTCGGGATGTCCGGCAGGCTGCGGGAATCATCTTGTAGCCGATGTCGGTTTGTTAGGGAAAAAGATTAAAGTCAAAGGGCAAGTGGTCGAAGCCGTGGATATTTTTGTGGGTGGCCGTTCCGGCCCTGATCCCAAACCGGCCATCAAGTTATTGGAAGATGTCCCATGCGATTCCCTGGCCGAGGTCCTAAGCGGAATTCTTCCGTACCATTCCCGGGAGAAGATGCATCGCACAAAGGCAAAAACCATAAGTAAGCGCAGCCTATCCCGGCGGGTCATTGATCCTGATACGACAATCAGCGGAAGGAACCAAACCGCGGCTACTTTACTTATCTCACCAATGAATTAAGCTCCAACCTGTTTGGAGATTTCTACCATCTATTGGGTAGACGT contains these protein-coding regions:
- a CDS encoding formate/nitrite transporter family protein, with amino-acid sequence MHTVDVERMVQLAERKVGYLQSNPIGYLVLSALAGIYLGFGICLIFSVGAPFWSGGSAGLKLVMGVSFGIALTLVIFAGSELFTGNNMVCALGALAKAITIKEAGLIFFWSFTGNLVGSLGLAWLVAYSGVVGKAPQSDLLLHVASLKMNLPIGELFIRGILCNWLVCLAVWTASRTTNDAAKIMLIFWCLFAFIGSGFEHSIANQSLLGIALFLPHGPDVSWAGFFWNQMWVVSGNIVGGVVFMGGAYWIISPVSGWIKKTERVVECAAPESSRPINLPAEGKLSSHPLAVAGKN
- a CDS encoding ferredoxin--nitrite reductase, which encodes MNKIEVLKGEKDGLDIKEDIARYAELGWEAIPDEDIQRLKWHGLFLRNPTPGYFMIRVRIPGGRTTSVQMRTLAHLANTFGNGVLDLTTRQQFQLRHMKIEHVPEVFRQMEEAGLYSLQTGMDNVRNIMTCPVAGLTAQEQLDATDLVKRLTEELVGHRAYSNLPRKFNMAITGCLDNCLHLETQDLALVPARVEGEGSAVTGFNLLAGGKLGSGGYRIATPLDVFVTPGEVVAVTGAILRVFRNHGCRDSRTTARLAFLLDDWGEERFRLEVQREVGWELSRAGTDVRKSSVNDHMGVYRQKQSGLSYVGLKIPVGRIQANDLHGIAGLADVYGTGELRLAANQAVIMPNVSDRVLGDLTEEPLLQRFVYNPTPVQKGLVSCVGSDYCNLAVIESKSRAMETAKRIEARIGTEMKPITMHWSGCPAGCGNHLVADVGLLGKKIKVKGQVVEAVDIFVGGRSGPDPKPAIKLLEDVPCDSLAEVLSGILPYHSREKMHRTKAKTISKRSLSRRVIDPDTTISGRNQTAATLLISPMN